The following proteins come from a genomic window of Lycium ferocissimum isolate CSIRO_LF1 chromosome 4, AGI_CSIRO_Lferr_CH_V1, whole genome shotgun sequence:
- the LOC132053238 gene encoding ADP-ribosylation factor GTPase-activating protein AGD5-like isoform X2, whose protein sequence is MNEKANVTKELNAKHRKILEGLLKLPENKECADCKAKGPRWASVNLGIFICMQCSGIHRSLGVHISKVRSATLDTWLPEQVAFIQSMGNEKANSYWEAELPPNYDRVGIENFIRAKYEDKRWIPKDGKEKSAFRIQEERGTVQQQQHCDRSGHARSSSCSSDERISIQRPSTKQDISAARYSIPLPPRGPEQTSQRTQPIAGTESAKQVAEVADPPKVDFATDLFDMLSMDSPNDNGANAASVDDNSWADFQSAQEVLAAAKTGSAKSDHRKCQSASAIEDLFKDSSTMSSSVSTSSLSEKLPKDVKNDIMNLFDKSTVVSPFAMHQQQLAQLAQQQALLMAAAASGTLKIPGDVQQGPNGSNIVNQSWPHVGCQFPGMMMPASGKTELEKYMQVGTVGATHLAGNSVPLSTSSVYPTGQNSSGNSTVPSVPSIDATTTLSSSSTQSTKEDDFSSLIQGMFPKR, encoded by the exons ATGAATGAGAAAGCCAACGTTACAAAGGAACTCAATGCCAAACACAGAAAg ATTCTGGAAGGACTCCTTAAGTTGCCAGAGAACAAGGAGTGTGCAGATTGCAAAGCCAA AGGTCCTCGATGGGCAAGCGTGAATCTTGGGATCTTCATATGCATGCAATGCTCCGGGATCCATAGAAGTCTAGGGGTGCACATATCAAAG GTTCGATCAGCTACACTAGATACATGGCTTCCTGAACAAGTTGCATTTATTCAAT CAATGGGAAATGAGAAGGCAAATAGTTATTGGGAAGCAGAGCTTCCTCCAAATTATGATAGAGTTGGTATTGAGAATTTCATCCGTGCAAA GTATGAAGATAAGAGGTGGATCCCTAAGGATGGGAAGGAAAAATCAGCTTTCAGGATTCAAGAAGAGAGGGGCACAGTGCAACAGCAGCAACATTGTGACAGAAGTGGGCATGCTAGGAGCTCCAGTTGTTCATCTGATGAGAGGATAAGCATACAACGCCCTAGCACAAAGCAAGATATATCTGCTGCTAGATACAGTATACCTCTGCCTCCAAGAGGGCCAGAGCAA ACAAGTCAGAGGACACAACCAATTGCAGGCACTGAATCTGCAAAGCAGGTCGCAGAAGTTGCCGATCCTCCTAAAGTTGATTTTGCTACTGATCTTTTCGACATGCTTTCTATGGATTCTCCAAATGACAATGGCGCAAATGCTGCTTCTGTAGATGATAACTCGTGGGCAGATTTTCAAT CTGCTCAAGAAGTGTTAGCAGCAGCAAAAACTGGTTCTGCAAAATCTGATCATCGGAAATGTCAATCCGCTTCTGCAATTGAAGATTTATTCAAGGATTCATCAACAATGTCATCATCAGTTTCAACCTCTTCCTTGTCCGAGAAGCTTCCGAAAGATGTcaaaaatgatattatgaacCTTTTCGACAAG TCCACTGTAGTATCACCATTTGCTATGCATCAGCAACAGCTTGCCCAGCTAGCTCAACAACAGGCTCTTCTAATGGCTGCCGCTGCTAGTGGCACTTTGAAGATCCCTGGAGATGTTCAACAAGGCCCAAATGGCTCCAACATAGTAAATCAAAGTTGGCCACATGTAGGCTGCCAGTTCCCTGGAATGATGATGCCAGCCAGTGGAAAGACTGAACTAGAGAAATATATGCAG GTGGGCACTGTCGGAGCAACGCATTTAGCTGGAAACTCTGTGCCACTTTCAACATCCAG CGTTTACCCAACGGGACAGAATTCATCCGGCAATAGTACAGTCCCCTCTGTACCGAGCATAGATGCCACAACCACACTTTCATCAAGTTCTACACAATCGACAAAAGAGGACGACTTTTCATCTTTGATTCAAGGCATGTTCCCGAAACGCTGA
- the LOC132053238 gene encoding ADP-ribosylation factor GTPase-activating protein AGD5-like isoform X1, giving the protein MNEKANVTKELNAKHRKILEGLLKLPENKECADCKAKGPRWASVNLGIFICMQCSGIHRSLGVHISKVRSATLDTWLPEQVAFIQSMGNEKANSYWEAELPPNYDRVGIENFIRAKYEDKRWIPKDGKEKSAFRIQEERGTVQQQQHCDRSGHARSSSCSSDERISIQRPSTKQDISAARYSIPLPPRGPEQVSLGALPHQTSQRTQPIAGTESAKQVAEVADPPKVDFATDLFDMLSMDSPNDNGANAASVDDNSWADFQSAQEVLAAAKTGSAKSDHRKCQSASAIEDLFKDSSTMSSSVSTSSLSEKLPKDVKNDIMNLFDKSTVVSPFAMHQQQLAQLAQQQALLMAAAASGTLKIPGDVQQGPNGSNIVNQSWPHVGCQFPGMMMPASGKTELEKYMQVGTVGATHLAGNSVPLSTSSVYPTGQNSSGNSTVPSVPSIDATTTLSSSSTQSTKEDDFSSLIQGMFPKR; this is encoded by the exons ATGAATGAGAAAGCCAACGTTACAAAGGAACTCAATGCCAAACACAGAAAg ATTCTGGAAGGACTCCTTAAGTTGCCAGAGAACAAGGAGTGTGCAGATTGCAAAGCCAA AGGTCCTCGATGGGCAAGCGTGAATCTTGGGATCTTCATATGCATGCAATGCTCCGGGATCCATAGAAGTCTAGGGGTGCACATATCAAAG GTTCGATCAGCTACACTAGATACATGGCTTCCTGAACAAGTTGCATTTATTCAAT CAATGGGAAATGAGAAGGCAAATAGTTATTGGGAAGCAGAGCTTCCTCCAAATTATGATAGAGTTGGTATTGAGAATTTCATCCGTGCAAA GTATGAAGATAAGAGGTGGATCCCTAAGGATGGGAAGGAAAAATCAGCTTTCAGGATTCAAGAAGAGAGGGGCACAGTGCAACAGCAGCAACATTGTGACAGAAGTGGGCATGCTAGGAGCTCCAGTTGTTCATCTGATGAGAGGATAAGCATACAACGCCCTAGCACAAAGCAAGATATATCTGCTGCTAGATACAGTATACCTCTGCCTCCAAGAGGGCCAGAGCAA GTATCTTTGGGTGCGCTTCCTCACCAGACAAGTCAGAGGACACAACCAATTGCAGGCACTGAATCTGCAAAGCAGGTCGCAGAAGTTGCCGATCCTCCTAAAGTTGATTTTGCTACTGATCTTTTCGACATGCTTTCTATGGATTCTCCAAATGACAATGGCGCAAATGCTGCTTCTGTAGATGATAACTCGTGGGCAGATTTTCAAT CTGCTCAAGAAGTGTTAGCAGCAGCAAAAACTGGTTCTGCAAAATCTGATCATCGGAAATGTCAATCCGCTTCTGCAATTGAAGATTTATTCAAGGATTCATCAACAATGTCATCATCAGTTTCAACCTCTTCCTTGTCCGAGAAGCTTCCGAAAGATGTcaaaaatgatattatgaacCTTTTCGACAAG TCCACTGTAGTATCACCATTTGCTATGCATCAGCAACAGCTTGCCCAGCTAGCTCAACAACAGGCTCTTCTAATGGCTGCCGCTGCTAGTGGCACTTTGAAGATCCCTGGAGATGTTCAACAAGGCCCAAATGGCTCCAACATAGTAAATCAAAGTTGGCCACATGTAGGCTGCCAGTTCCCTGGAATGATGATGCCAGCCAGTGGAAAGACTGAACTAGAGAAATATATGCAG GTGGGCACTGTCGGAGCAACGCATTTAGCTGGAAACTCTGTGCCACTTTCAACATCCAG CGTTTACCCAACGGGACAGAATTCATCCGGCAATAGTACAGTCCCCTCTGTACCGAGCATAGATGCCACAACCACACTTTCATCAAGTTCTACACAATCGACAAAAGAGGACGACTTTTCATCTTTGATTCAAGGCATGTTCCCGAAACGCTGA
- the LOC132053237 gene encoding B3 domain-containing protein Os07g0563300-like isoform X3: MASSSATNFCFQCEDSSNSVTFRNGWRLRSGKFSQLCHRCASVYEYGRFCETFHSNDDGWRDCESCGKLVHCGCIASFNTYLLLDFGGIMCMECSKKNIILARDRCLSDETPVSTGESRVDAAQTVVEPQYRPRVTESELKKISINPLFQKLLSASDADLTLSRLVIPKKCAEAFFPCLSGPHRIPINMLDTEGKEWNFHFRFWPNSRSKMYVLEGLRDYMLLKRWQAGDFVTFYRIEPGQKLVMGLRNSSTTS, from the exons ATGGCTTCTTCTTCAGCAACAAATTTTTGCTTTCAATGTGAAGATTCAAGTAACTCAGTTACCTTTAGAAATGGTTGGCGTCTTCGTAGTGGCAAATTCTCTCAGCTCTGTCATCGTTGCGC ATCTGTATATGAGTACGGGAGGTTCTGTGAGACTTTCCATTCAAATGATGATGGCTGGAGAGACTGTGAGTCTTGTGGGAAG TTGGTCCATTGTGGATGTATTGCGTCTTTCAACACATATCTGCTATTGGATTTTGGTGGAATTATGTGCATGGAGTGCTCAAAGAAGAATATTATTCTT GCACGGGATCGTTGCTTGTCCGACGAAACTCCAGTATCAACTGGAGAATCTCGGGTGGATGCCGCACAGACTGTGGTAGAACCTCAGTATAGGCCTCGTGTAACAGAGTCAGAGTTGAAGAAGATCtccataaa CCCTTTGTTTCAAAAATTGTTGTCTGCCAGTGATGCTGATCTCACACTATCACGTCTTGTGATTCCCAAAAAGTGTGCTGAG GCTTTCTTTCCTTGCCTTTCTGGGCCACACAGGATCCCCATTAATATGCTCGATACTGAAGGCAAGGAATGGAATTTTCACTTCCGCTTTTGGCCTAATTCTAGGAGTAAAATGTATGTGCTGGAAGGACTTAGAGATTACATGCTCTTGAAGAGGTGGCAAGCAGGCGATTTTG TTACTTTTTATCGAATTGAACCGGGACAGAAATTGGTCATGGGATTAAGGAATTCTTCTACCACCTCATAG
- the LOC132053237 gene encoding B3 domain-containing protein Os07g0563300-like isoform X4, which produces MVGVFVVANSLSSVIVAHLYMSTGGSVRLSIQMMMAGETVSLVGRLVEKLVHCGCIASFNTYLLLDFGGIMCMECSKKNIILARDRCLSDETPVSTGESRVDAAQTVVEPQYRPRVTESELKKISINCRCVVTPLFQKLLSASDADLTLSRLVIPKKCAEAFFPCLSGPHRIPINMLDTEGKEWNFHFRFWPNSRSKMYVLEGLRDYMLLKRWQAGDFVTFYRIEPGQKLVMGLRNSSTTS; this is translated from the exons ATGGTTGGCGTCTTCGTAGTGGCAAATTCTCTCAGCTCTGTCATCGTTGCGC ATCTGTATATGAGTACGGGAGGTTCTGTGAGACTTTCCATTCAAATGATGATGGCTGGAGAGACTGTGAGTCTTGTGGGAAGGTTAGTGGAAAAG TTGGTCCATTGTGGATGTATTGCGTCTTTCAACACATATCTGCTATTGGATTTTGGTGGAATTATGTGCATGGAGTGCTCAAAGAAGAATATTATTCTT GCACGGGATCGTTGCTTGTCCGACGAAACTCCAGTATCAACTGGAGAATCTCGGGTGGATGCCGCACAGACTGTGGTAGAACCTCAGTATAGGCCTCGTGTAACAGAGTCAGAGTTGAAGAAGATCtccataaa CTGTAGGTGTGTTGTCACCCCTTTGTTTCAAAAATTGTTGTCTGCCAGTGATGCTGATCTCACACTATCACGTCTTGTGATTCCCAAAAAGTGTGCTGAG GCTTTCTTTCCTTGCCTTTCTGGGCCACACAGGATCCCCATTAATATGCTCGATACTGAAGGCAAGGAATGGAATTTTCACTTCCGCTTTTGGCCTAATTCTAGGAGTAAAATGTATGTGCTGGAAGGACTTAGAGATTACATGCTCTTGAAGAGGTGGCAAGCAGGCGATTTTG TTACTTTTTATCGAATTGAACCGGGACAGAAATTGGTCATGGGATTAAGGAATTCTTCTACCACCTCATAG
- the LOC132053237 gene encoding B3 domain-containing protein Os07g0563300-like isoform X2 — MASSSATNFCFQCEDSSNSVTFRNGWRLRSGKFSQLCHRCASVYEYGRFCETFHSNDDGWRDCESCGKLVHCGCIASFNTYLLLDFGGIMCMECSKKNIILARDRCLSDETPVSTGESRVDAAQTVVEPQYRPRVTESELKKISIKCVVTPLFQKLLSASDADLTLSRLVIPKKCAEAFFPCLSGPHRIPINMLDTEGKEWNFHFRFWPNSRSKMYVLEGLRDYMLLKRWQAGDFVTFYRIEPGQKLVMGLRNSSTTS; from the exons ATGGCTTCTTCTTCAGCAACAAATTTTTGCTTTCAATGTGAAGATTCAAGTAACTCAGTTACCTTTAGAAATGGTTGGCGTCTTCGTAGTGGCAAATTCTCTCAGCTCTGTCATCGTTGCGC ATCTGTATATGAGTACGGGAGGTTCTGTGAGACTTTCCATTCAAATGATGATGGCTGGAGAGACTGTGAGTCTTGTGGGAAG TTGGTCCATTGTGGATGTATTGCGTCTTTCAACACATATCTGCTATTGGATTTTGGTGGAATTATGTGCATGGAGTGCTCAAAGAAGAATATTATTCTT GCACGGGATCGTTGCTTGTCCGACGAAACTCCAGTATCAACTGGAGAATCTCGGGTGGATGCCGCACAGACTGTGGTAGAACCTCAGTATAGGCCTCGTGTAACAGAGTCAGAGTTGAAGAAGATCtccataaa GTGTGTTGTCACCCCTTTGTTTCAAAAATTGTTGTCTGCCAGTGATGCTGATCTCACACTATCACGTCTTGTGATTCCCAAAAAGTGTGCTGAG GCTTTCTTTCCTTGCCTTTCTGGGCCACACAGGATCCCCATTAATATGCTCGATACTGAAGGCAAGGAATGGAATTTTCACTTCCGCTTTTGGCCTAATTCTAGGAGTAAAATGTATGTGCTGGAAGGACTTAGAGATTACATGCTCTTGAAGAGGTGGCAAGCAGGCGATTTTG TTACTTTTTATCGAATTGAACCGGGACAGAAATTGGTCATGGGATTAAGGAATTCTTCTACCACCTCATAG
- the LOC132053237 gene encoding B3 domain-containing protein Os07g0563300-like isoform X1 produces MASSSATNFCFQCEDSSNSVTFRNGWRLRSGKFSQLCHRCASVYEYGRFCETFHSNDDGWRDCESCGKLVHCGCIASFNTYLLLDFGGIMCMECSKKNIILARDRCLSDETPVSTGESRVDAAQTVVEPQYRPRVTESELKKISINCRCVVTPLFQKLLSASDADLTLSRLVIPKKCAEAFFPCLSGPHRIPINMLDTEGKEWNFHFRFWPNSRSKMYVLEGLRDYMLLKRWQAGDFVTFYRIEPGQKLVMGLRNSSTTS; encoded by the exons ATGGCTTCTTCTTCAGCAACAAATTTTTGCTTTCAATGTGAAGATTCAAGTAACTCAGTTACCTTTAGAAATGGTTGGCGTCTTCGTAGTGGCAAATTCTCTCAGCTCTGTCATCGTTGCGC ATCTGTATATGAGTACGGGAGGTTCTGTGAGACTTTCCATTCAAATGATGATGGCTGGAGAGACTGTGAGTCTTGTGGGAAG TTGGTCCATTGTGGATGTATTGCGTCTTTCAACACATATCTGCTATTGGATTTTGGTGGAATTATGTGCATGGAGTGCTCAAAGAAGAATATTATTCTT GCACGGGATCGTTGCTTGTCCGACGAAACTCCAGTATCAACTGGAGAATCTCGGGTGGATGCCGCACAGACTGTGGTAGAACCTCAGTATAGGCCTCGTGTAACAGAGTCAGAGTTGAAGAAGATCtccataaa CTGTAGGTGTGTTGTCACCCCTTTGTTTCAAAAATTGTTGTCTGCCAGTGATGCTGATCTCACACTATCACGTCTTGTGATTCCCAAAAAGTGTGCTGAG GCTTTCTTTCCTTGCCTTTCTGGGCCACACAGGATCCCCATTAATATGCTCGATACTGAAGGCAAGGAATGGAATTTTCACTTCCGCTTTTGGCCTAATTCTAGGAGTAAAATGTATGTGCTGGAAGGACTTAGAGATTACATGCTCTTGAAGAGGTGGCAAGCAGGCGATTTTG TTACTTTTTATCGAATTGAACCGGGACAGAAATTGGTCATGGGATTAAGGAATTCTTCTACCACCTCATAG
- the LOC132053239 gene encoding uncharacterized protein LOC132053239 has protein sequence MGILEELRALASKLLNRKIQNNPSNTYALEGQYGAVSKIDSPIKYEDPDGREKIGRILSKLSKFAIFSAVDESLKTVTGGSKITKEGQMDQSPSHLSSRAEKQDVTVMMEEMQAKMEKLQNGMNNAKQQNEVSTKCITGSESFEFSDEPIKSSTPSKSNKKKVFIRSRL, from the exons atgggtATTTTAGAAGAACTCCGAGCACTCGCAAGCAAACTCTTAAACCGTAAAATTCAGAACAATCCGTCAAACACTTATGCATTAGAAGGTCAATACGGTGCCGTTTCCAAAATCGACAGTCCAATCAAGTATGAAGATCCTGATGGCCGAGAAAAGATCGGACGGATACTATCTAAGCTCAGTAAATTTGCTATTTTCTCTGCCGTTGATGAATCCCTCAAAACTGTCACCG GTGGCAGTAAAATTACGAAGGAGGGACAAATGGACCAATCGCCTTCACATCTTTCCAGTAGAGCTGAGAAACAAGATGTTACTGTTATGATGGAGGAAATGCAAGCGAAGATGGAAAAACTTCAGAATGGCATGAATAACGCGAAGCAGCAAAATGAGGTATCAACTAAATGTATCACGGGGTCGGAGTCCTTTGAGTTCTCTGATGAGCCTATCAAGAGTTCAACGCCTTCAAAATCTAATAAGAAAAAGGTCTTCATTCGCTCTCGGCTGTAA